One window from the genome of Diospyros lotus cultivar Yz01 chromosome 11, ASM1463336v1, whole genome shotgun sequence encodes:
- the LOC127812472 gene encoding hypothetical protein At1g04090-like, with the protein MGNNCLPLSSSSKQSKYLPIDTIFKLPSSSPTWPPGEGFGSGVIDLGGLQVYETSNFTKVWAAKEGGPGDLGATFFEPSQIPDGFSMLGCYSQPNNRRLFGSVLVAKDVTDDASRGALATPIDYTLVWSSESLKIMADGNGYIWLPTPPDGYKAVGHVVTTSPSKPSLDKIRCVRSDLTDECEIKSWIWGPENEIKSDDFGVYSLQPKNRGTNEAGVPVGTFLAQNNGSVPPPSLACLKNNSKSNLSSMPNLSQLEALVQAYSPWIYFHPKETYLPSSVNWYFSEGALLYKQGEESKPVAIEPNGANLPQGGSNDGTYWMDLPVDESAKERILKGDLNSSETYLHVKPMLGAAYTDIAIWIFYPFNGPGTAKLGLIDIPLGKIGEHIGDWEHLTLRISNFNGLLQSVYFSEHSSGEWIDAPMLEFLKGNKPVGYSSRNGHAFYAKPGLVLQGAAGIGIRNDTAKSDKMIDTGARHSVVSAEYLGKEEIVEPPWLNYARKWGPKVTHDIGKEVEKVESVLTGDLKSAFESLVNILPDEVYSEDGPTGPKLKKNWIGDEV; encoded by the exons ATGGGGAATAATTGCCTgcctctctcatcttcttccaaGCAAAGCAAATATCTGCCCATTGACACCATTTTCAAGCTTCCTTCATCAAGTCCCACTTGGCCACCAG GTGAAGGATTTGGCAGTGGAGTGATTGATCTAGGAGGGCTCCAAGTCTATGAAACTTCAAATTTCACCAAAGTTTGGGCTGCGAAAGAAGGGGGTCCAGGTGACCTTGGAGCAACCTTCTTTGAGCCTTCCCAGATCCCTGATGGATTCTCCATGCTTGGCTGCTACAGCCAGCCCAACAACCGGCGGCTTTTTGGGTCGGTTCTTGTCGCCAAAGATGTGACAGATGATGCATCAAGAGGGGCGCTAGCAACGCCAATTGACTACACTCTGGTCTGGAGCAGTGAGTCCTTGAAAATTATGGCCGATGGCAATGGCTATATCTGGCTGCCAACACCACCAGATGGCTACAAGGCTGTCGGCCATGTTGTGACCACCTCTCCAAGCAAGCCTTCTCTTGACAAAATCCGATGCGTTCGATCTGATCTCACCGATGAATGTGAGATAAAAAGTTGGATTTGGGGACCggagaatgaaataaaatcagATGATTTCGGTGTGTATAGCTTGCAGCCTAAAAATAGAGGCACCAACGAGGCTGGCGTACCAGTTGGAACCTTTTTAGCCCAAAACAATGGCTCTGTTCCTCCTCCATCTCTAGCTTGCTTGAAGAACAACAGTAAATCCAACTTATCTTCCATGCCTAATCTAAGCCAACTTGAGGCTTTGGTCCAAGCTTACTCTCCATGGATTTACTTTCATCCTAAAGAAACTTACCTACCTTCTTCtgtgaattggtattttagcGAAGGTGCACTGTTATACAAGCAAGGGGAAGAATCAAAGCCTGTTGCAATCGAGCCAAATGGTGCGAATCTTCCCCAAGGCGGCTCAAATGATGGCACGTACTGGATGGACCTCCCGGTTGATGAGAGCGCGAAAGAGAGGATTCTCAAGGGAGATTTGAACAGCTCCGAGACTTATTTGCACGTCAAGCCAATGCTAGGAGCAGCTTATACAGACATTGCTATATGGATCTTCTACCCTTTCAATGGACCGGGCACTGCGAAGCTTGGCCTGATCGACATCCCATTGGGGAAGATTGGGGAACATATTGGAGATTGGGAGCATTTGACTCTAAGAATCAGCAACTTCAATGGGCTGCTACAGAGTGTCTACTTCTCAGAGCACAGCTCGGGGGAATGGATAGATGCCCCGATGCTGGAATTCCTAAAGGGGAATAAGCCCGTGGGCTATTCCTCTCGGAATGGCCATGCTTTCTACGCGAAGCCAGGCCTTGTCTTGCAGGGGGCTGCTGGGATTGGGATAAGGAATGACACGGCGAAAAGTGACAAGATGATCGATACTGGGGCAAGGCATTCGGTGGTTTCAGCCGAGTATCTTGGCAAGGAGGAAATTGTGGAGCCACCATGGCTGAACTATGCTAGGAAATGGGGTCCAAAGGTTACACATGACATCGGGAAGGAGGTCGAGAAGGTGGAGAGTGTGTTGACGGGGGACCTGAAATCGGCATTTGAGAGTTTGGTGAACATTCTGCCTGACGAAGTCTATAGTGAAGATGGTCCTACTGGCCCCAAGTTGAAGAAGAATTGGATTGGAGATGAGGTTTGA
- the LOC127812521 gene encoding uncharacterized protein LOC127812521 isoform X1 has product MDSPETADKEEEGKQVRRNAWLRCSVSLLFSLVALLSLAFMLGFLAVFSGDLWVRNPISVPSQCKIVSNSVDLRSSKVCDLGLLNYKATDVFYPFERKKFRCHYDYYWASIFKVEYKDRLGQTRLALVEEPNEALSPHCRPTFGVAWLTKDKFKVNETYNCWYTFGLSKVNIYHDSFFNCQAKSPSTVEMLRQCLILYMRIVETWYARRERAWYWKWEAVAGVVMGFSTSLISMALIKILQQAKSCLPHGAAVRLRPLASHAERLKHACLFVAYFSFIGWLTIQYGKMFGFPGIAGVR; this is encoded by the exons ATGGATTCTCCAGAAACCGCCGACAAGGAGGAAGAGGGCAAGCAGGTTCGGCGCAATGCGTGGTTGCGCTGCTCTGTttcccttctcttctctctcgtTGCTCTATTGTCGTTGGCGTTTATGCTAGGTTTCCTAGCAGTTTTTTCCGGCGATTTATGGGTGCGCAATCCGATCTCTGTTCCCTCCCAGTGCAAGATAGTCTCTAACA GTGTGGATCTTAGATCATCTAAGGTCTGCGATCTTGGCTTGTTAAATTATAAAGCAACAGATGTGTTTTACCCctttgaaagaaagaaatttcGATGCCATTATGATTACTATTGGGCTTCCATATTCAAG GTTGAATACAAAGACCGTTTGGGTCAGACTCGACTCGCACTTGTAGAGGAGCCAAATGAAGCCCTGTCCCCTCATTGTAGACCTACTTTTGGTGTTGCATGGTTGACGAAAGATAAGTTCAAG GTGAATGAAACTTACAACTGCTGGTATACATTTGGCCTTTCCAAAGTAAATATTTATCATGACAGTTTTTTTAATTGCCAAGCAAAAAGTCCATCTACTGTTGAGATGCTCAGACAATGTCTCATCCT ATACATGAGGATAGTAGAAACCTGGTATGCTAGGAGGGAAAGAGCATGGTACTGGAAGTGGGAAGCAGTTGCTGGTGTTGTAATGGGGTTCTCAACTTCCTTGATCTCCATGGCGTTGATTAAAATCCTCCAACAAGCTAAATCTTGTTTGCCCCATGGTGCTGCAGTCAGGCTCAGGCCTTTGGCTTCCCATGCAGAGCGCCTAAAGCATGCTTGTCTTTTTGTAGCATACTTCTCCTTCATAGGTTGGTTGACCATCCAATATGGAAAAATGTTCGGCTTCCCGGGTATTGCTGGAGTACGCTGA
- the LOC127812521 gene encoding uncharacterized protein LOC127812521 isoform X2 produces MGVDLRSSKVCDLGLLNYKATDVFYPFERKKFRCHYDYYWASIFKVEYKDRLGQTRLALVEEPNEALSPHCRPTFGVAWLTKDKFKVNETYNCWYTFGLSKVNIYHDSFFNCQAKSPSTVEMLRQCLILYMRIVETWYARRERAWYWKWEAVAGVVMGFSTSLISMALIKILQQAKSCLPHGAAVRLRPLASHAERLKHACLFVAYFSFIGWLTIQYGKMFGFPGIAGVR; encoded by the exons ATGG GTGTGGATCTTAGATCATCTAAGGTCTGCGATCTTGGCTTGTTAAATTATAAAGCAACAGATGTGTTTTACCCctttgaaagaaagaaatttcGATGCCATTATGATTACTATTGGGCTTCCATATTCAAG GTTGAATACAAAGACCGTTTGGGTCAGACTCGACTCGCACTTGTAGAGGAGCCAAATGAAGCCCTGTCCCCTCATTGTAGACCTACTTTTGGTGTTGCATGGTTGACGAAAGATAAGTTCAAG GTGAATGAAACTTACAACTGCTGGTATACATTTGGCCTTTCCAAAGTAAATATTTATCATGACAGTTTTTTTAATTGCCAAGCAAAAAGTCCATCTACTGTTGAGATGCTCAGACAATGTCTCATCCT ATACATGAGGATAGTAGAAACCTGGTATGCTAGGAGGGAAAGAGCATGGTACTGGAAGTGGGAAGCAGTTGCTGGTGTTGTAATGGGGTTCTCAACTTCCTTGATCTCCATGGCGTTGATTAAAATCCTCCAACAAGCTAAATCTTGTTTGCCCCATGGTGCTGCAGTCAGGCTCAGGCCTTTGGCTTCCCATGCAGAGCGCCTAAAGCATGCTTGTCTTTTTGTAGCATACTTCTCCTTCATAGGTTGGTTGACCATCCAATATGGAAAAATGTTCGGCTTCCCGGGTATTGCTGGAGTACGCTGA